A window from Corynebacterium singulare encodes these proteins:
- a CDS encoding DoxX family protein, producing MIRKLARPMLASVFVWDGVDTLRNTSEHVADTESVLKRLRKVLPREYAGYIPNDPELVTRALGGAKTAAGTSFALGKAPRTSAAVLALTHIPNLAGNSFWSADSKKDKEAQRTNFITNTALLGALAIVTQDTEGKPSLRWRTAKASERANKKIQAALPGKSEQQKFAEDVSNRASDISSDVTAKATDWFETAKDYVEDNRDDWESTGRDLLDNARSFVEDTAESAREFFDDNKDDWLNAARDNTETARKGLVKAAGKAQDRADVALAKADSIDSKRAKKKARKRAEKLQKVASKKLDKAFKKFGDSF from the coding sequence ATGATTCGTAAGCTTGCCCGTCCTATGCTGGCCTCTGTGTTTGTCTGGGATGGTGTGGATACCCTCCGCAACACCTCGGAGCACGTCGCGGACACCGAGTCCGTGCTTAAGCGCCTTCGCAAGGTACTGCCCCGTGAGTACGCAGGCTACATCCCGAATGACCCGGAGCTGGTTACCCGTGCACTTGGCGGTGCCAAGACCGCAGCTGGCACGTCCTTTGCGCTGGGCAAGGCTCCACGCACCTCGGCAGCTGTGCTGGCACTGACTCACATTCCGAATCTTGCGGGTAACTCTTTCTGGTCTGCTGATTCCAAGAAGGACAAGGAAGCCCAGCGCACCAACTTCATCACCAACACGGCGCTTCTCGGTGCACTGGCCATTGTCACCCAGGACACCGAGGGCAAGCCGTCCCTGCGCTGGCGCACCGCGAAGGCGTCCGAGCGCGCCAACAAGAAGATCCAGGCTGCCCTCCCGGGCAAGTCCGAGCAGCAGAAGTTCGCGGAGGACGTGTCGAACCGCGCGAGCGACATCTCCTCCGATGTGACTGCAAAGGCCACTGATTGGTTCGAGACTGCCAAGGACTACGTCGAGGACAACCGCGATGATTGGGAGTCCACCGGCCGTGACTTGCTTGATAACGCTCGCTCCTTCGTTGAGGACACCGCTGAAAGCGCCCGCGAGTTCTTCGACGACAACAAGGATGACTGGCTCAACGCCGCCCGCGATAACACCGAAACCGCTCGCAAGGGCCTGGTGAAGGCTGCTGGCAAGGCCCAGGATCGCGCCGATGTGGCCCTGGCCAAGGCAGATTCCATCGACAGCAAGCGTGCCAAGAAGAAGGCTCGTAAGCGCGCCGAGAAGCTGCAGAAGGTTGCGTCCAAGAAGCTGGACAAGGCCTTCAAGAAGTTCGGCGACAGCTTCTAA
- a CDS encoding HelD family protein, with product MLGRCPFSITSVSSRSLHTHPRSLVSDSSPTTHADTTNELNSEIAKEQVYVDGLFARLDNEVQTANERLNEVQAAVDPHTPDADALVRRETEYHGLQAKLDRLNLAQLGLVFGRIDIDAPGDNPTPEGLDRRYIGRMGLDAREEDYRTLLLDWRAPMARPFYLATTAHPEGVHMRRHIRTTGRTVTGVSDEVLDGESAVEDSDVASESALHHVMQRARTGHMPSIVETIQREQDEIIRDSTRGVMVVEGGPGTGKTAVALHRVAYLLYTYREQLAATGVLIVGPNSTFLEYISRVLPELGETGVVLSTIASLFPGIDATHPESLLAREIKGSEAMAEILSNAVKDYQCLPEEPRVIDIDRLELTVTADMVKAARTRARRSRKPHNDAQGAFAEHLIESLAQQMAERIGADPLGGANLLSRADVDQLHDDLAEEPLITDLVDEFWPHLSPTEVLAELLSNRERIDSAASAYDEETRGALYRVNGTAWAASDAALLDELAVLIGMPDPEAERAAEDRQWREQVAEAEDALDILSSSDSTDNDDDMFEAEILSAHDVIDAEHLARRHEVRDSRTTAQRAREDYTWAYGHVIVDEAQELTPMEWRMIFRRSPSRWMTLVGDTSQTGSPAGVDEWAATLEPFVGQRFRQHGLTVNYRTPRPVTELANRLLAEINPDATPSIAVRDGDDVTWHASAPDQEPGTFTGPDGRLHAVITAANVEEVKGLEFDHVTVINPDDIVAASTQGIHNLYVALTRATQTLTIAGRYSEVFG from the coding sequence ATGCTGGGCCGTTGTCCTTTTTCTATTACCTCCGTGTCGTCGAGAAGCCTTCACACGCACCCAAGGAGCCTCGTGTCTGATTCCTCTCCCACAACTCACGCCGATACCACGAACGAACTGAACTCTGAGATTGCCAAAGAGCAGGTTTATGTCGACGGCCTGTTTGCGCGTCTCGACAATGAGGTGCAGACGGCGAATGAGCGGCTTAATGAGGTCCAGGCGGCTGTAGATCCACACACACCTGATGCTGATGCGTTGGTGCGCCGCGAGACCGAGTACCACGGCTTGCAAGCCAAACTCGATCGCCTCAATCTTGCTCAACTGGGACTGGTGTTTGGACGTATCGATATCGATGCCCCCGGTGACAACCCCACTCCAGAAGGACTCGATCGCCGCTATATCGGGCGCATGGGCCTTGATGCCCGTGAAGAGGACTACCGCACTCTTCTCTTGGACTGGCGCGCGCCTATGGCTAGGCCTTTCTACCTCGCGACTACAGCACACCCGGAGGGTGTGCACATGCGTCGCCATATCCGAACAACGGGCCGAACCGTCACTGGGGTTAGTGATGAAGTTCTCGATGGCGAATCAGCTGTTGAGGATAGTGACGTGGCCAGTGAATCCGCGCTACACCACGTCATGCAGCGCGCACGCACCGGCCACATGCCTTCCATTGTGGAAACCATCCAACGCGAGCAGGACGAGATCATTCGCGATAGCACGCGTGGCGTCATGGTGGTCGAAGGTGGCCCAGGCACGGGTAAGACCGCGGTAGCGTTACACCGCGTGGCCTACCTGCTGTACACCTACCGTGAGCAGCTCGCCGCCACCGGTGTGCTTATCGTGGGCCCCAATTCCACCTTCTTGGAATACATCTCTCGAGTGCTGCCCGAGCTCGGTGAGACCGGCGTGGTTCTGTCCACGATCGCTTCTCTCTTCCCCGGCATCGATGCAACTCACCCCGAATCCTTGCTCGCCCGCGAGATCAAGGGCTCTGAGGCTATGGCTGAGATCCTGAGCAACGCCGTCAAGGATTATCAGTGTCTTCCCGAGGAACCCCGCGTTATCGATATCGACCGCCTTGAGCTCACTGTCACGGCAGACATGGTCAAAGCCGCTCGTACCCGCGCGCGGCGCTCGAGAAAGCCTCACAATGATGCTCAAGGCGCTTTTGCCGAGCACCTCATCGAATCATTGGCTCAGCAGATGGCGGAGCGCATCGGTGCGGACCCACTCGGCGGAGCCAACCTGCTCTCCCGCGCTGACGTCGACCAACTCCACGATGATCTTGCTGAAGAACCGCTCATCACCGATCTCGTCGACGAGTTCTGGCCTCACTTGTCTCCCACCGAGGTCCTCGCAGAGCTGCTCAGCAACCGCGAGCGTATCGACTCCGCGGCGAGTGCCTATGACGAGGAGACACGCGGGGCGCTGTACCGCGTGAATGGTACGGCTTGGGCCGCATCGGACGCAGCGCTTCTCGACGAGCTCGCGGTGCTCATCGGCATGCCCGACCCTGAAGCCGAACGCGCCGCCGAAGACAGGCAATGGCGCGAACAAGTCGCCGAGGCTGAGGACGCTCTGGACATCCTGAGCTCCTCTGACTCGACCGATAATGACGATGACATGTTCGAGGCCGAAATTCTCTCTGCCCACGACGTCATTGACGCCGAGCATCTCGCCCGTCGTCACGAAGTGCGTGACTCCCGCACCACCGCGCAGCGCGCCCGGGAGGATTACACGTGGGCCTACGGACACGTCATCGTTGACGAAGCACAGGAGCTCACCCCCATGGAGTGGCGAATGATTTTCCGCCGCAGCCCGTCACGGTGGATGACTCTCGTGGGCGATACCTCCCAAACCGGCTCCCCCGCCGGCGTGGATGAGTGGGCAGCAACGCTGGAGCCTTTCGTGGGCCAGCGCTTCCGTCAACATGGACTCACGGTCAATTACCGCACCCCACGTCCCGTCACGGAACTAGCAAACCGCCTCCTAGCGGAGATTAACCCGGACGCCACGCCAAGTATTGCGGTGCGAGATGGGGATGATGTCACCTGGCATGCCAGTGCCCCTGATCAGGAGCCTGGAACCTTCACTGGCCCCGACGGACGCCTCCATGCCGTCATCACTGCCGCAAATGTCGAGGAAGTAAAAGGCCTCGAATTCGACCACGTCACGGTGATCAACCCCGACGATATTGTGGCGGCCTCCACGCAAGGTATCCACAACCTCTATGTGGCGCTGACCCGCGCAACCCAGACGCTGACGATCGCTGGGCGCTACTCGGAGGTTTTCGGATAA
- a CDS encoding universal stress protein produces MLSYNVIAVGTDGSKTSLRAVQSAASMARAYDATLIIVSAFYNHSGSMLGAPNAEDARVPVVSEEMSENYLNNAAEIAHSEGAQRIEIIAKSGDPVNALIEVGRDHDVDLFVVGNKGIHSVRGRVFGSVATELTRKAHADVVVVNTTED; encoded by the coding sequence ATGCTGAGCTACAACGTTATCGCCGTCGGCACTGATGGATCGAAGACCTCCCTACGCGCGGTGCAGTCCGCCGCATCGATGGCACGTGCCTACGACGCAACGCTGATCATTGTTTCCGCGTTCTACAATCACTCCGGTTCGATGTTGGGTGCCCCGAACGCCGAGGATGCTCGCGTGCCCGTGGTGAGCGAGGAAATGTCGGAGAATTACCTCAACAACGCTGCCGAGATCGCGCACAGCGAAGGCGCACAGCGTATCGAGATCATTGCCAAGTCCGGTGACCCCGTCAATGCGCTCATCGAGGTCGGCCGTGACCACGATGTTGACTTGTTCGTTGTGGGTAATAAGGGCATCCATTCCGTGCGTGGACGTGTCTTTGGTTCCGTGGCTACGGAGCTCACCCGCAAGGCTCACGCCGACGTGGTCGTGGTCAACACGACCGAAGATTAG
- the uvrA gene encoding excinuclease ABC subunit UvrA, whose amino-acid sequence MADRLVVRGAREHNLKGVDIDIPRDKLVVFTGLSGSGKSSLAFDTIFAEGQRRYVESLSSYARMFLGQMDKPDVEFIDGLSPAVSIDQKSTNHNPRSTVGTITEIYDYLRLLFSRAGTPHCPECDAVIERQTPQQIVDEVLGHEEKLKFQVLAPVVRRRKGEFVDLFKDLAAQGYSRVRVDGELHQLSDPPKLKKQIKHDIDVVVDRLQVKASQKQRLTDSVETALRLADGLVTLDFVDREELTHTYSEKAACPNGHALAIEEYEPRAFSFNAPFGSCPVCDGLGTRLEVDVDLLIPDPDAPAVEAIQPWTSSPNSRYFVKLVEGLAKTLGFDPQTPVSELSKEQRHALIYGSDVEVTVRYKNRYGRQRNWSAPFEGAIGFLERKLEQTDSESQKDRLLQYTRRVPCHACGGTRLKPEILAVRLASTAHGEQSIAGLTALSIEDAAEFLDSLVLGHREEIIAGAVLKEIQARLRFLLDVGLNYLTLDRGASTLSGGEAQRIRLATQIGSGLAGVLYVLDEPSIGLHQRDNQRLIKTLKRLRDIGNTLIVVEHDEDTIREADWLVDVGPRAGEYGGQVVYQGEPAGIEDVEESLTGQYLSGKKELAVPDSRREIDRERMLKVVGARENNLQSIDVEIPLGVLVCVTGVSGSGKSTVVNQILAKTLANKLNRARQVPGRAKRVEGVEHLDKLVQVDQSPIGRTPRSNPATYTGVFDKIRNLFAETQEAKVRGYKPGRFSFNVKGGRCEACQGDGTIKIEMNFLPDVYVPCEVCQGARYNRETLEVLYKGKNIAEVLDMPIAEAAEFFEPISSIHRYLDTLAEVGLGYVRLGQAATTLSGGEAQRVKLASELQKRTKGRTVYILDEPTTGLHFEDIRKLMLVIQSLVDKGNSVIIIEHNLDVIKAADWIVDMGPEGGSGGGTVVAQGTPEDVAKVQGSYTGGFLKEML is encoded by the coding sequence GTGGCTGATCGTTTGGTCGTACGAGGCGCTCGTGAACACAACCTCAAGGGCGTGGATATCGATATCCCACGCGATAAACTGGTGGTGTTTACCGGTCTGTCGGGCTCAGGCAAGTCTTCCTTGGCCTTTGACACCATCTTTGCCGAAGGCCAGCGCCGCTATGTGGAGTCCTTGAGCTCGTATGCTCGTATGTTCCTCGGCCAGATGGACAAGCCGGATGTCGAGTTTATTGACGGACTATCTCCGGCTGTGTCTATTGACCAGAAGTCCACTAACCACAACCCGCGCTCTACTGTGGGCACGATTACGGAAATCTATGACTACCTGCGTCTACTGTTTTCCCGTGCGGGTACCCCGCATTGCCCGGAATGTGATGCGGTCATCGAGCGACAGACCCCACAACAAATCGTCGACGAAGTGCTGGGCCATGAGGAGAAGCTGAAATTTCAGGTGTTGGCCCCTGTGGTCCGCCGCCGCAAAGGCGAGTTCGTAGACCTGTTCAAGGACTTGGCAGCGCAGGGTTACTCTCGTGTGCGCGTGGACGGTGAACTGCACCAGCTCAGCGATCCGCCGAAGCTCAAGAAGCAGATTAAACACGATATTGATGTCGTGGTGGACCGTTTGCAAGTCAAGGCGTCCCAAAAACAGCGCCTCACCGATTCAGTGGAGACGGCGCTGCGACTAGCGGACGGTCTAGTGACCCTCGATTTCGTTGACCGTGAAGAACTGACGCATACCTACTCAGAAAAGGCTGCCTGCCCCAACGGTCATGCGCTGGCGATCGAGGAATATGAGCCGCGGGCATTTTCCTTCAACGCACCGTTCGGTTCCTGCCCCGTCTGTGACGGATTGGGTACCCGCCTTGAGGTGGACGTGGATCTTCTTATCCCAGACCCCGATGCACCGGCGGTGGAGGCGATTCAGCCGTGGACATCGAGCCCGAATTCCCGGTACTTTGTCAAGCTTGTCGAGGGTCTAGCCAAGACTCTCGGCTTTGACCCACAGACGCCGGTGTCCGAGCTCAGCAAGGAGCAGCGCCACGCGCTGATCTATGGCTCGGATGTGGAAGTGACGGTGCGCTACAAGAACCGTTACGGCCGCCAGCGGAATTGGTCCGCGCCGTTTGAGGGAGCCATTGGCTTCCTGGAGCGCAAGCTGGAGCAAACAGATTCTGAATCACAGAAGGACCGCCTGCTGCAGTACACCCGCCGCGTGCCGTGTCATGCCTGTGGCGGTACTCGTCTTAAGCCGGAGATTCTTGCGGTGCGCTTGGCGTCGACTGCCCACGGCGAGCAATCCATTGCAGGTCTGACCGCGCTGTCCATCGAGGACGCGGCGGAGTTCTTGGACTCGCTGGTGCTGGGCCACCGTGAGGAGATCATTGCCGGTGCTGTTTTGAAGGAAATTCAGGCCCGCCTGCGCTTTCTTCTCGACGTCGGCCTCAACTACCTCACTCTCGACCGCGGCGCCTCGACGTTGTCTGGTGGTGAAGCGCAGCGAATTCGTCTGGCCACCCAGATTGGTTCCGGACTCGCCGGCGTGCTCTACGTGCTGGATGAACCTTCTATTGGTCTGCACCAGCGCGACAATCAACGTCTGATCAAGACCCTCAAGCGCCTACGCGATATTGGCAACACCCTCATTGTCGTTGAACACGACGAGGACACCATCCGCGAAGCCGATTGGCTTGTTGATGTCGGCCCACGTGCTGGCGAGTACGGCGGCCAGGTGGTCTACCAAGGTGAGCCCGCAGGTATTGAGGATGTCGAAGAGTCCCTCACCGGCCAGTACTTGTCCGGGAAGAAGGAACTCGCTGTTCCGGATTCGCGCCGCGAGATTGACCGCGAGCGCATGCTCAAGGTCGTGGGCGCACGCGAGAACAACCTGCAGAGCATTGACGTAGAGATTCCCCTTGGCGTACTCGTCTGTGTCACCGGCGTCTCAGGTTCAGGCAAGTCCACCGTTGTCAACCAGATTCTGGCGAAGACCCTGGCGAACAAACTAAACCGTGCCCGCCAGGTACCAGGACGCGCCAAGCGTGTGGAAGGTGTCGAGCACCTGGACAAGCTTGTGCAGGTTGACCAGAGCCCAATCGGCCGCACCCCGCGTTCCAACCCAGCGACGTATACGGGTGTCTTCGACAAGATTCGTAACCTCTTTGCTGAGACCCAGGAAGCCAAGGTTCGTGGGTATAAACCAGGACGCTTCTCTTTCAACGTCAAGGGCGGGCGCTGCGAGGCGTGCCAGGGTGACGGCACCATCAAGATTGAGATGAACTTCCTGCCGGATGTCTACGTGCCGTGTGAGGTCTGTCAAGGTGCGCGCTATAACCGCGAAACCCTTGAAGTGCTCTATAAGGGTAAGAACATCGCTGAAGTCCTTGACATGCCCATCGCAGAGGCGGCTGAGTTCTTCGAACCGATTAGCTCTATCCACCGGTACCTCGACACCTTGGCGGAGGTGGGCCTTGGCTACGTGCGTCTTGGTCAAGCAGCAACGACCTTGTCGGGTGGTGAGGCCCAGCGCGTGAAGCTGGCTTCCGAGCTGCAGAAGCGCACGAAGGGGCGCACCGTCTACATCCTGGATGAGCCGACTACCGGTCTGCATTTCGAAGACATTCGCAAGCTTATGCTCGTCATTCAGAGCCTCGTGGACAAGGGCAACTCAGTGATCATCATCGAGCACAACTTGGACGTCATCAAGGCGGCGGACTGGATCGTGGACATGGGGCCGGAAGGCGGGTCCGGTGGCGGCACCGTCGTGGCGCAGGGAACGCCGGAGGACGTGGCCAAAGTCCAAGGTTCCTATACTGGAGGCTTCCTCAAGGAGATGCTGTGA
- a CDS encoding universal stress protein: MSDYNKIVVGTDGSKSSLLAVERASKIAAAFDATLIIGCAYYENQEQASKTLRQDSVTILGDEKAQANLTSGKEHAEKFGVKNVETAVRPGTPVQALMSIVNDNQADLLVVGNRGINSLTGRLLGSVPADVARQSDCDVMIVHTVN, translated from the coding sequence ATGAGCGATTACAACAAGATCGTGGTCGGTACCGACGGTTCCAAGTCTTCCCTGCTCGCAGTGGAGCGTGCCTCCAAGATCGCTGCAGCCTTCGATGCCACCCTCATCATCGGCTGTGCCTACTACGAGAACCAAGAGCAGGCGTCCAAGACTCTGCGCCAGGATTCCGTCACCATCCTCGGTGATGAAAAGGCCCAGGCCAACCTAACCTCCGGCAAGGAGCATGCAGAGAAATTTGGCGTGAAGAACGTCGAGACCGCTGTCCGCCCGGGTACCCCGGTTCAGGCCCTGATGTCTATCGTCAACGACAATCAGGCTGACCTGCTCGTCGTGGGTAACCGCGGCATCAACTCCTTGACCGGCCGCCTGCTGGGGTCCGTTCCGGCTGACGTGGCTCGTCAATCCGACTGTGACGTCATGATCGTTCACACGGTCAACTAG
- a CDS encoding App1 family protein, with amino-acid sequence MALSDIARKIEFTTNSVTVKRSARKGWQPSITGYSGYGNEHFVHVLGRVLMHDPESQDTDTWAQRGYRQFFTIQVPRHEVEVTVGGKTVAGTSNHNGYIDVLVHDHGLEPGWHEVSIRAKGAEEVTAEVLIVSADTEFGVVSDIDDTIMVTWLPRAMIAAWNSWVKRTNTRTQVEGMASFYREIAAEHPGVPFIYLSTGAWNTYDTLVTFMEENGFPRGPLLLTDWGPTPTGLFRNGQEHKRVQLRNLFIAFPALRWLLIGDDGQHDPLTYADAVAEHPDRVAAVAIRNLSPQEQLLAHGSLAPLARVNDQTSFNIPLIQGADGTALARAYRKLRF; translated from the coding sequence ATGGCACTTTCCGATATCGCCCGTAAGATTGAGTTCACCACTAATTCCGTGACGGTGAAGCGCTCAGCCCGCAAAGGCTGGCAGCCCTCCATTACCGGATATTCCGGGTATGGAAATGAGCATTTCGTCCATGTTTTGGGCCGAGTACTCATGCACGATCCCGAATCACAGGACACTGATACGTGGGCGCAACGCGGCTACCGCCAGTTCTTCACTATCCAGGTTCCACGTCACGAGGTAGAAGTCACCGTTGGCGGAAAGACTGTCGCCGGCACCAGCAATCACAACGGCTACATCGATGTTCTTGTCCATGACCATGGTCTCGAGCCTGGCTGGCACGAAGTCAGCATTCGTGCCAAGGGAGCGGAAGAAGTTACGGCTGAAGTCCTCATCGTGAGTGCGGACACTGAATTCGGCGTGGTCAGCGATATCGATGACACCATCATGGTCACCTGGCTCCCCCGCGCCATGATCGCGGCCTGGAACTCCTGGGTTAAGCGCACCAATACCCGCACTCAGGTCGAAGGCATGGCGTCCTTCTACCGTGAGATTGCCGCGGAGCACCCTGGTGTGCCTTTCATCTACCTCTCTACCGGTGCGTGGAACACCTACGACACCTTGGTCACCTTCATGGAGGAGAACGGTTTCCCACGCGGACCGCTGCTGCTCACTGACTGGGGTCCCACTCCTACCGGGCTGTTCCGCAATGGCCAGGAGCACAAGCGCGTGCAACTTCGAAACCTGTTCATTGCCTTCCCAGCGCTGCGGTGGTTACTCATTGGGGATGATGGCCAGCACGATCCGCTGACCTATGCGGATGCTGTGGCCGAGCACCCAGACCGGGTGGCCGCGGTGGCTATTCGAAACCTCTCCCCGCAAGAGCAGCTGCTCGCGCACGGTTCATTGGCTCCACTTGCCAGGGTCAACGACCAAACGTCCTTCAACATCCCCCTTATCCAAGGCGCTGACGGCACGGCCCTCGCGCGTGCTTACCGCAAGCTACGTTTCTGA
- a CDS encoding MBL fold metallo-hydrolase, which produces MNNALELHKISVSEMDNNCYLLCAGDEALLVDASADAPALLSLAADHGVSITAVLTTHRHWDHVRALEEVLEKTSATHYASFLDSPALPAAVDVELEHGDTLPFAGYEFPVTILRGHTPGGAAIAADIDGVTNLFVGDSLFPGGVGKTTSEGDFVRLYKDVTQRLFDVFPDEAIVRPGHGDSTTLGAERPHLEEWWERRW; this is translated from the coding sequence ATGAACAACGCACTCGAGCTTCATAAAATCTCCGTCTCCGAGATGGACAACAATTGCTACCTGTTGTGTGCTGGCGATGAGGCGCTGCTTGTCGACGCCTCCGCAGACGCCCCCGCCCTCCTGTCCCTCGCTGCCGATCACGGCGTTTCCATCACCGCGGTGCTCACCACACACCGCCACTGGGACCACGTCCGTGCACTTGAAGAGGTCCTTGAGAAGACCAGTGCCACGCACTATGCCAGCTTTCTCGACTCCCCTGCCCTGCCGGCGGCTGTCGATGTTGAACTGGAACATGGTGACACTCTGCCTTTCGCGGGCTATGAGTTTCCGGTCACGATTCTGCGTGGCCACACCCCAGGCGGTGCGGCCATCGCGGCGGACATCGACGGTGTGACCAACCTTTTTGTGGGCGATTCCCTGTTTCCCGGCGGCGTGGGCAAGACCACCTCGGAAGGAGACTTTGTTCGCCTGTACAAGGACGTGACACAAAGACTTTTTGACGTATTCCCTGACGAGGCCATTGTCCGGCCCGGACACGGTGATTCCACCACCCTTGGGGCGGAACGTCCACACCTCGAGGAATGGTGGGAGCGCCGGTGGTAA